In Paralichthys olivaceus isolate ysfri-2021 chromosome 13, ASM2471397v2, whole genome shotgun sequence, the following are encoded in one genomic region:
- the LOC109633415 gene encoding probable ATP-dependent RNA helicase DDX6 — translation MATARTANPGTMIGLNKAANGQFRGQTRPAGQQSGLLAAAQQSSDPMKRSSFPQSSGGIKFGDDWKRCLELPPKDTRLRTSDVTSTKGNEFEDYCLKRELLMGIFEMGWEKPSPIQEESIPIALSGRDILARAKNGTGKSGAYLIPMLERIDLRKDHIQAMVMVPTRELALQMSQISIQLSKHLGGVKVMATTGGTNLRDDIMRLEETVHVVIATPGRILDLIKKGVAIVDKTQMMVMDEADKLLSQDFVVLIEDIISFLPKNRQILLYSATFPVSVQTFMNKHLQKPYEINLMEELTLKGITQYYAYVTERQKVHCLNTLFSKLQINQSIIFCNSVQRVELLAKKITQLGYSCFYIHAKMMQEYRNRVFHDFRNGLCRNLVCTDLFTRGIDIQAVNVVINFDFPKNAETYLHRIGRSGRFGHLGLAINLITIDDRNNLKTIEDQLVTDIKPIPSCIDKSLYVAEFHSVDPDDEGDGKAKNNELGEA, via the exons ATGGCTACAGCAAGAACAGCAAACCCTGGAACAATGATTGGATTGAACAAAGCAGCCAATGGGCAGTTCAGAGGACAGACAAGGCCAGCTGGACAACAATCAGGACTGCTTGCAGCTGCCCAACAGTCCAGCGACCCCATGAAAAGGAGCAGCTTTCCTCAGAGCAGTGGGGGCATCAA GTTTGGGGATGACTGGAAGAGGTGCCTGGAGCTTCCCCCCAAAGACACCAGGTTGAGAACTTCG GATGTGACATCAACTAAGGGAAATGAATTTGAAGACTACTGCCTAAAGCGTGAACTTCTAATGGGAATCTTTGAGATGGGATGGGAGAAACCCTCCCCTATCCAG GAGGAAAGCATCCCCATCGCTTTGTCAGGCAGAGACATTTTGGCTCGGGCCAAGAATGGCACAGGAAAAAGCGGAGCCTACCTTATCCCAATGCTGGAGAGGATAGACCTGAGGAAGGATCACATccagg CCATGGTAATGGTGCCGACAAGAGAGTTGGCCCTGCAGATGAGCCAGATCAGCATTCAGCTCAGCAAGCACCTGGGAGGGGTCAAGGTTATGGCTACCACGGGTGGCACCAACTTGAGGGATGACATCATGCGTCTTGAGGAGACAG TGCACGTAGTGATCGCTACACCAGGCAGGATCCTAGACCTGATCAAGAAGGGTGTGGCCATTGTGGATAAGACTCAAATGATGGTGATGGACGAG GCTGATAAGTTGCTGTCCCAGGACTTTGTTGTCCTGATTGAAGATATTATCAGCTTCTTGCCAAAGAACCGTCAGATCCTGCTTTACTCTGCCACTTTCCCCGTCAGTGTGCAAACATTCATG AACAAACACCTGCAGAAGCCTTACGAGATCAACCTGATGGAAGAGCTCACCTTGAAGGGCATCACCCAGTACTATGCCTAtgtgactgaaagacaaaaggtTCACTGTCTCAACACGCTTTTCTCTAAG CTTCAGATCAATCAGTCGATCATCTTCTGTAACTCCGTCCAAAGGGTTGAACTTCTGGCAAAGAAAATCACCCAGCTGGGCTATTCATGCTTCTACATTCATGCAAAGATGATGCAGGAGTACAGGAACCGTGTGTTCCATGACTTCAGGAATGGATTGTGCAGAAACTTGGTCTGCACAG ACCTTTTCACTCGGGGAATTGACATCCAGGCAGTAAACGTGGTCATCAACTTCGACTTCCCCAAAAATGCAGAAACCTACCTGCATCGCATCGGCAGATCAG GGCGTTTTGGTCACTTGGGTCTGGCCATCAATCTCATAACTATAGATGACCGCAACAACCTGAAAACAATAGAGGATCAACTAGTTACTGACATCAAGCCCATCCCCAGCTGCATTGATAAGAGCCTGTATGTGGCAGAGTTTCACTCTGTTGACCCAGATGATGAAGGCGATGGGAAAGCCAAAAACAATGAACTTGGAGAAGCCTGA